tatcctaaatgcattttttggatttttttatttttttaaaaaacgaaataactAAATATGCTAACCCTAGCTCTAATCTGACTCacactttttgaattttttttttttttttttgcaaaaacaaaagttaattCTAATAACCCGATATCTAATCCAATCAGGATAAAATTAATATTCAAAATTGACGAACCacatctcgcgcatgagatcgggttgatcaattttaaattaaatcgcaaatcgaatctcgggcatGAGATTGAATTGTCGATTTTGCAAGAGATTatgagtcggatttcgggcgagAAAATCGGACtcctaatccctaatttgatGGGTTATTTCACATTGGGACTTCAATCATGCATTAATGAATAAACAcactaaaaaatatataaaaacgaACTATAAACtgtataaaaataaagataagataataataaaaataaattacctAATGttccccttttgttttttttatcttttcgctTTCCCACGCACAGCTTTGTCGTAGGTCTCCGAAGGGAAGCAGGTCGTCAATCCGGGGGGCAGCTCCGGCGAAGGTGAACCGGCAATGACTGGTGGACTGACGGCGAAGGAGGGCGGCACCCGGCGTCGGACTTCACGGACGGCGAGCGAAAACGAGATCTGGCGTCAGCAGCGAAGCGGGGTAGCAGCGAGCCGTTGCCGGTGCAGTGGGTGGCAGCAGCTCGGACGCAGCAACTCAGGAGGGAGAGCTGGTGGACTCAACGGACTGACGGCAAAGGAGCGGGCAGCAGCAACTTCCGGCAACAGTCGCGGTGAGAACGGCTTCTGGCGTTGCGGAAGGCTCGGGCGCAGCTGCTGGTGTCGAGCAGAGATGGCGGAGTTGCCGCAGGTGTCGAGGACGGGCAGGGGCGCGGGCTTGCAGCGGCAGCTGCGTCTGGAACTCGCCGGAAGGAGGAAGGTAGCGGCAGGGGTTGTCGCAGCGTCGACACTCGGAGCTCACCAGCAGGAGGGAGACGATGGCGAGGTGACGGTAGTGCAGGCGGGGCAGGGCGTCGAGCTGAGGCGTTGAGCGGTGAGCAGGATGGAGCTCGGCTCCGATGCTATTTTGGGCGGTCAGAGGCGTGACTGTGGGTGTGAGCTGGAAGGTGCTCGCGGCGTCAACAGGATGTGCAGGTGATGAGCTTCAGATCTGGTTCGAGCTCGGCTCCGATGGGACTCAGCGCGGATCGGCACGGCTCGCGGAGGAAGCGTGGTGGTCAGGACGACGGGTGAGTGGGGGTCCGGCGCGGTGACGAGCTACAGAGGAATGGGGGACGCTGAAGCGGATCGGAAGCTGCTGGTCGTCACGGCCACAGTAGGGACGGCGAACGGCGGTGCGAGCACGTGGGTGGTACTCGCACAGGGGATGGCCGGCAGAGTGGCGGTGACTGGTGGTGCAGCTGGGCGGAGTTTTGCTGCTGAGGTCGAACGGCGTAGGAGCAGAAACCGTGGAAATCTAGGAGCGAAGAACTCTTGGAGAAGATCAACAGTAGGGGTcttgtcttctcttttttctttttttttaatctcctctctctcacgtctcCTCTCTGCAGTCTCCAAGGGGAAGCCGGTCGTCAGTCCGGAGGGGCAACTCCGGCGTTCGGGACTCCGGCGAGGACCGGTGGTAGGTGGACCGGCGCCGGACGAACAGGCGACAGCAGCAGGTCGCAGGTGGTGCGCTGCAGGCGTCGGACGAGCGAGCAGGAACGAACGGCAGGCGAAACTCGGCTGCTGCAGGGCGTCCCTGGCGGAGCTCGGGCACTGGGTCAGCTGAAGCGGATCACCGGCGAAGGTAGGGCAGCGGACGTACGTACGGTGGCTCGGCGTTCGAATCTGGAGCAGCGGAATGCGAAGAATGCAGGGACGTCGGGTCGCAGCTGCTGGGGCGAAGATCGACGGCTGAGCAGCAGCGGTGTGAGCTCCTGTGGCGTCGGGTCGCAGCAGGGACAGAGGCGTGGCAGGGAGGCTCACGGGCTTCTGCAGGTCGTGTTCGGTGGGGGTTGCAGCAGGAGGATCAGCAGCAGGTCGAACGGAGGCGTGGCTCTTCGTGGTCCCGGGAGTGGCGGTGATGCTCGGGGTTCCAGCGACTGCAAGTCAGCAGCTGCGGCGG
This genomic stretch from Eucalyptus grandis isolate ANBG69807.140 chromosome 3, ASM1654582v1, whole genome shotgun sequence harbors:
- the LOC120291446 gene encoding uncharacterized protein LOC120291446; the protein is MGDAEADRKLLVVTATVGTANGGASTWVVLAQGMAGRVAVTGGAAGRSFAAEVERRRSRNRGNLGAKNSWRRSTEEHGELLWHRCSGGGLQTAARGGSVVTSCWSLR